From one Branchiostoma floridae strain S238N-H82 chromosome 3, Bfl_VNyyK, whole genome shotgun sequence genomic stretch:
- the LOC118410766 gene encoding IgGFc-binding protein-like isoform X5: MRVIPAFTLLTLVLVAAGQGVRDNKGTEFILTFTENMQRDLNEPRLLVAGTTQTSATVYVDVLGVGFTTTFNIRFGEVITVNLPRAAVELRGSASQSTGILVTATEEIVVYGVFAEQASSDAFLALPTDVMGTEYYVSCYNPSSNQPSQFGIVGINDGTTVNIVPTQDVTFDGTAYTAGQTITVNLDRLRTLQVQSEGDLTGSKITSDKNVAVLSGNLFVVVGNGQSGTGDHIVEMIPPVDTWGKEFVTVPLIKRSAGDKFRVIAARDNTQVDVTSQNTQTLNAGEFWEFGAASDEYLHVLASEPVILMQYSKTGDADNTATDPFMLMIPPLQQFAADYTFATTQLISDPASLTHHLNIAIKDSEKAGLRLNGNPLDPSVTWTPIPGTAWSGARLDIPDGTHTLVHTSPIVTFGIFVYGFTSPESYGYPGGLRLAQIAAPCVATATIFGDGVDNDCDGLIDEELANGLDDDGDGAIDEDLAGEQPLSCENDKDEYKSCVEEQITNCASAALESRRTGNIRARRAAEDTEHFAPEAEAEAEEFVVAAIAVVAVGVVMVVVMAMTYHLQKQRLLAA; the protein is encoded by the exons ATGAGGGTCATACCGGCGTTTACGCTTCTGACGTTGGTGCTCGTTGCAGCAGGCCAAG GAGTCCGCGACAACAAGGGCACAGAGTTCATCCTGACGTTCACGGAGAACATGCAGCGTGACCTGAACGAACCCAGGCTGTTGGTGGCGGGAACTACCCAGACTTCCGCCACTGTCTATGTGGATGTCCTAGGCGTTGGCTTCACCACCACATTCAACATCAGGTTTGGAGAG GTCATCACCGTGAATCTGCCGCGTGCTGCTGTGGAGCTCCGCGGTAGCGCCTCACAGAGCACTGGCATCCTCGTCACCGCTACTGAAGAGATCGTGGTTTACGGCGTCTTTGCTGAGCAGGCCTCCTCTGACGCCTTCCTGGCCCTTCCCACCGACGTGATGGGGACCGAGTATTACGTGTCCTGCTACAATCCGAGTTCCAACCAACCATCGCAGTTCGGTATCGTCGGCATTAACGACGGAACGACCGTCAACATCGTGCCGACGCAGGATGTGACGTTTGACGGGACAGCGTACACGGCCGGACAGACCATCACCGTCAACTTAGATCGGCTGCGGACCCTGCAGGTGCAGAGTGAAGGCGATTTGACAG GGTCCAAAATTACCTCCGACAAGAACGTCGCTGTCCTGAGTGGCAATCTCTTCGTCGTTGTTGGCAACGGGCAGTCCGGAACAGGTGACCACATAGTAGAGATGATCCCACCCGTGGACACCTGGGGGAAGGAATTCGTCACCGTGCCGCTGATCAAGAGGTCGGCGGGGGACAAGTTCAGGGTCATCGCCGCAAGGGATAATACACAG GTCGACGTCACAAGCCAGAACACACAGACTCTGAACGCCGGTGAGTTCTGGGAGTTTGGTGCCGCATCGGACGAGTATCTTCATGTACTTGCAAGTGAACCGGTGATTTTGATGCAATATAG TAAAACCGGTGACGCCGACAACACAGCCACCGACCCCTTCATGCTGATGATCCCGCCCCTGCAGCAGTTCGCAGCTGACTACACCTTCGCCACCACCCAGCTGATATCTGACCCCGCCTCACTGACTCACCATTTAAACATCGCGATAAAG GATTCTGAGAAGGCTGGACTCCGTCTGAATGGCAATCCGCTGGACCCCAGCGTGACCTGGACTCCCATCCCCGGCACCGCCTGGTCTGGCGCCCGCTTGGACATCCCTGATGGCACGCACACCTTGGTCCACACCTCCCCCATCGTCACCTTTGGAATCTTCGTGTACGGCTTCACCTCCCCCGAGTCGTACGGCTACCCGGGAGGCCTCAGGCTGGCCCAGATCGCTGCCCCCTGCGTGGCTACAGCCACCATTTTCGGTGACGGCGTCGATAACGACTGTGACGGGTTGATTGACGAGGAGCTGGCGAATGGACTGGACGATGACGGTGACGGAGCAATCGATGAAGATCTGGCAGGAG AGCAACCACTTTCGTGTGAGAACGACAAGGATGAGTACAAGAGCTGTGTGGAGGAGCAGATCACCAATTGCGCCAGCGCTGCCCTGGAGAGCAGGCGCACTGGGAACATCCGCGCCAGGAGGGCTGCGGAGGACACAGAGCACTTCG CTCCAGAGGCAGAGGCAGAGGCAGAGGAGTTCGTCGTGGCCGCCATTGCTGTCGTCGCCGTGGGTGTGGTCATGGTCGTCGTCATGGCGATGACGTATCACCTCCAGAAGCAGCGCCTCCTGGCGGCCTGA
- the LOC118410766 gene encoding IgGFc-binding protein-like isoform X2, with amino-acid sequence MTIPRRKMKAISVFAFLVLVVAGQGARDNKGTKFILTFTENAQRNGIDPRLVVAGTTQTPATVSVEVPAAGFQQTFDIKFGEVNTVDVPRTAVELRGSATQNTGIIITATDEIVVYGVFAERASSDAFLALPTDVLGTEYYVSCYNPSSNEPSQFGVVGIRDGTTVNIVPTQDVTFDGTAYTAGQTITVTLDRLQTLQVQSDADLTGSKITSDKKVGVLSGNLFVIIGNGQSGTGDHIVEMIPPVDTWGKEFVTVPLAKRTVGDKFRVIAARDNTQVNVTEKSASPVTLNAGEFWEFNPGTDKSHYVVATEPVILMQYSKTGDADNTDTDPFMLMIPPLQQFAADYTFATAQLISDPSSVTHHVNIAIRDSEKAGLLLDGNPLDPSVTWTPIPGTAWSGAQIDIADGTHTLVHTSPIVTFGISVYGFTHPESYGYPGGLRLAQIAAPCVATATISGDGVDNDCDGRIDEELANGLDDDGDGAIDEDLAGQQPLSCENDKDEYKSCVEEQITNCASAALESRRTGNIRARRAAEDTEHFAPEAEAEAEEFVVAAIAVVAVGVVMVVVMAMTYHLQKQRLLAA; translated from the exons ATGACAATCCCCAG GCGCAAGATGAAGGCTATTTCTGTGTTCGCCTTTCTGGTGCTCGTTGTAGCAGGCCAAG GTGCCCGCGACAACAAGGGCACAAAGTTCATCCTGACGTTCACAGAGAATGCGCAGCGTAACGGGATCGACCCCAGGCTGGTGGTGGCGGGAACTACTCAGACTCCCGCCACTGTCAGTGTGGAAGTCCCTGCCGCGGGATTCCAACAAACGTTTGACATCAAGTTCGGAGAG GTCAACACCGTTGACGTGCCACGCACGGCCGTAGAGCTCCGCGGAAGCGCAACCCAGAACACTGGTATCATCATCACTGCCACCGATGAGATCGTGGTTTATGGAGTCTTTGCGGAACGAGCGTCTTCTGACGCCTTCCTGGCCCTTCCCACCGACGTGTTGGGGACAGAGTATTACGTGTCCTGCTACAATCCGAGTTCCAACGAACCATCACAGTTCGGAGTTGTCGGCATCAGAGACGGAACGACCGTCAACATCGTGCCCACGCAGGATGTGACGTTTGACGGGACAGCGTACACGGCCGGGCAGACCATCACCGTCACTCTGGACCGGCTGCAGACTCTACAAGTACAGAGTGATGCCGACTTGACAG GGTCCAAAATCACCTCCGACAAGAAAGTTGGTGTTCTGAGTGGCAATCTCTTCGTCATCATTGGTAACGGGCAGTCCGGAACAGGTGACCACATAGTAGAGATGATCCCACCCGTGGACACCTGGGGGAAGGAGTTCGTCACCGTGCCGCTGGCCAAGAGGACGGTGGGGGACAAGTTCAGGGTCATCGCCGCTAGGGACAACACACAG GTAAACGTCACAGAAAAGAGCGCTAGCCCCGTCACTCTGAACGCCGGTGAGTTTTGGGAGTTTAATCCCGGAACTGACAAGTCCCATTATGTGGTTGCAACTGAACCCGTAATCTTGATGCAATACAG TAAAACCGGTGACGCCGACAACACAGATACCGACCCCTTCATGCTGATGATCCCGCCCCTGCAGCAGTTCGCAGCTGACTACACATTTGCAACCGCTCAGCTGATATCTGACCCTTCATCGGTGACTCACCACGTCAACATCGCGATAAGG GATTCTGAGAAGGCTGGACTGCTTCTGGACGGCAATCCGCTCGACCCCAGCGTCACCTGGACTCCCATCCCCGGCACCGCCTGGTCTGGCGCCCAGATCGACATCGCCGATGGCACGCACACCTTGGTCCACACCTCCCCCATTGTCACCTTTGGAATCTCCGTGTACGGCTTCACACATCCCGAGTCGTACGGCTACCCGGGAGGCCTCAGGCTGGCCCAGATCGCTGCCCCCTGCGTGGCCACTGCCACCATTTCCGGTGACGGCGTCGATAACGACTGTGACGGGCGGATTGACGAGGAGCTGGCGAACGGACTGGACGATGATGGTGACGGAGCAATCGATGAAGATCTGGCAGGAC AGCAACCACTTTCGTGTGAGAACGACAAGGATGAGTACAAGAGCTGTGTGGAGGAGCAGATCACCAATTGCGCCAGCGCTGCCCTGGAGAGCAGGCGCACTGGGAACATCCGCGCCAGGAGGGCTGCGGAGGACACAGAGCACTTCG CTCCAGAGGCAGAGGCAGAGGCAGAGGAGTTCGTCGTGGCCGCCATTGCTGTCGTCGCCGTGGGTGTGGTCATGGTCGTCGTCATGGCGATGACGTATCACCTCCAGAAGCAGCGCCTCCTGGCGGCCTGA
- the LOC118410766 gene encoding IgGFc-binding protein-like isoform X3: MTIPRRKMKAISVFAFLVLVVAGQGARDNKGTKFILTFTENAQRNGIDPRLVVAGTTQTPATVSVEVPAAGFQQTFDIKFGEVNTVDVPRTAVELRGSATQNTGIIITATDEIVVYGVFAERASSDAFLALPTDVLGTEYYVSCYNPSSNEPSQFGVVGIRDGTTVNIVPTQDVTFDGTAYTAGQTITVTLDRLQTLQVQSDADLTGSKITSDKKVGVLSGNLFVIIGNGQSGTGDHIVEMIPPVDTWGKEFVTVPLAKRTVGDKFRVIAARDNTQVNVTEKSASPVTLNAGEFWEFNPGTDKSHYVVATEPVILMQYSKTGDADNTDTDPFMLMIPPLQQFAADYTFATAQLISDPSSVTHHVNIAIRDSEKAGLLLDGNPLDPSVTWTPIPGTAWSGAQIDIADGTHTLVHTSPIVTFGISVYGFTHPESYGYPGGLRLAQIAAPCVATATISGDGVDNDCDGRIDEELANGLDDDGDGAIDEDLAGQAPVPCESDKDEYKNCVEQNLGNCVVTALLSSGTARNNRVRRAAEEAEDFAREAEAEEFVVAAIAVVAMGVVMVVVMAMTYHLQKQRLLAA; encoded by the exons ATGACAATCCCCAG GCGCAAGATGAAGGCTATTTCTGTGTTCGCCTTTCTGGTGCTCGTTGTAGCAGGCCAAG GTGCCCGCGACAACAAGGGCACAAAGTTCATCCTGACGTTCACAGAGAATGCGCAGCGTAACGGGATCGACCCCAGGCTGGTGGTGGCGGGAACTACTCAGACTCCCGCCACTGTCAGTGTGGAAGTCCCTGCCGCGGGATTCCAACAAACGTTTGACATCAAGTTCGGAGAG GTCAACACCGTTGACGTGCCACGCACGGCCGTAGAGCTCCGCGGAAGCGCAACCCAGAACACTGGTATCATCATCACTGCCACCGATGAGATCGTGGTTTATGGAGTCTTTGCGGAACGAGCGTCTTCTGACGCCTTCCTGGCCCTTCCCACCGACGTGTTGGGGACAGAGTATTACGTGTCCTGCTACAATCCGAGTTCCAACGAACCATCACAGTTCGGAGTTGTCGGCATCAGAGACGGAACGACCGTCAACATCGTGCCCACGCAGGATGTGACGTTTGACGGGACAGCGTACACGGCCGGGCAGACCATCACCGTCACTCTGGACCGGCTGCAGACTCTACAAGTACAGAGTGATGCCGACTTGACAG GGTCCAAAATCACCTCCGACAAGAAAGTTGGTGTTCTGAGTGGCAATCTCTTCGTCATCATTGGTAACGGGCAGTCCGGAACAGGTGACCACATAGTAGAGATGATCCCACCCGTGGACACCTGGGGGAAGGAGTTCGTCACCGTGCCGCTGGCCAAGAGGACGGTGGGGGACAAGTTCAGGGTCATCGCCGCTAGGGACAACACACAG GTAAACGTCACAGAAAAGAGCGCTAGCCCCGTCACTCTGAACGCCGGTGAGTTTTGGGAGTTTAATCCCGGAACTGACAAGTCCCATTATGTGGTTGCAACTGAACCCGTAATCTTGATGCAATACAG TAAAACCGGTGACGCCGACAACACAGATACCGACCCCTTCATGCTGATGATCCCGCCCCTGCAGCAGTTCGCAGCTGACTACACATTTGCAACCGCTCAGCTGATATCTGACCCTTCATCGGTGACTCACCACGTCAACATCGCGATAAGG GATTCTGAGAAGGCTGGACTGCTTCTGGACGGCAATCCGCTCGACCCCAGCGTCACCTGGACTCCCATCCCCGGCACCGCCTGGTCTGGCGCCCAGATCGACATCGCCGATGGCACGCACACCTTGGTCCACACCTCCCCCATTGTCACCTTTGGAATCTCCGTGTACGGCTTCACACATCCCGAGTCGTACGGCTACCCGGGAGGCCTCAGGCTGGCCCAGATCGCTGCCCCCTGCGTGGCCACTGCCACCATTTCCGGTGACGGCGTCGATAACGACTGTGACGGGCGGATTGACGAGGAGCTGGCGAACGGACTGGACGATGATGGTGACGGAGCAATCGATGAAGATCTGGCAGGAC AGGCACCGGTTCCGTGTGAGAGTGACAAGGACGAATATAAGAACTGTGTGGAGCAGAACCTGGGCAACTGTGTCGTCACTGCGCTCCTGAGCAGCGGCACCGCTCGGAACAACCGCGTCAGGAGGGCCGCAGAGGAGGCAGAGGACTTCG CTCGAGAGGCGGAGGCAGAGGAGTTCGTCGTGGCCGCCATTGCTGTCGTCGCCATGGGTGTGGTCATGGTCGTCGTCATGGCGATGACGTATCACCTCCAGAAGCAGCGCCTCCTGGCGGCCTAA
- the LOC118410766 gene encoding IgGFc-binding protein-like isoform X4 gives MKAISVFAFLVLVVAGQGARDNKGTKFILTFTENAQRNGIDPRLVVAGTTQTPATVSVEVPAAGFQQTFDIKFGEVNTVDVPRTAVELRGSATQNTGIIITATDEIVVYGVFAERASSDAFLALPTDVLGTEYYVSCYNPSSNEPSQFGVVGIRDGTTVNIVPTQDVTFDGTAYTAGQTITVTLDRLQTLQVQSDADLTGSKITSDKKVGVLSGNLFVIIGNGQSGTGDHIVEMIPPVDTWGKEFVTVPLAKRTVGDKFRVIAARDNTQVNVTEKSASPVTLNAGEFWEFNPGTDKSHYVVATEPVILMQYSKTGDADNTDTDPFMLMIPPLQQFAADYTFATAQLISDPSSVTHHVNIAIRDSEKAGLLLDGNPLDPSVTWTPIPGTAWSGAQIDIADGTHTLVHTSPIVTFGISVYGFTHPESYGYPGGLRLAQIAAPCVATATISGDGVDNDCDGRIDEELANGLDDDGDGAIDEDLAGPSSEAPVPCESDKDEYKNCVEQNLGNCVVTALLSSGTARNNRVRRAAEEAEDFAREAEAEEFVVAAIAVVAMGVVMVVVMAMTYHLQKQRLLAA, from the exons ATGAAGGCTATTTCTGTGTTCGCCTTTCTGGTGCTCGTTGTAGCAGGCCAAG GTGCCCGCGACAACAAGGGCACAAAGTTCATCCTGACGTTCACAGAGAATGCGCAGCGTAACGGGATCGACCCCAGGCTGGTGGTGGCGGGAACTACTCAGACTCCCGCCACTGTCAGTGTGGAAGTCCCTGCCGCGGGATTCCAACAAACGTTTGACATCAAGTTCGGAGAG GTCAACACCGTTGACGTGCCACGCACGGCCGTAGAGCTCCGCGGAAGCGCAACCCAGAACACTGGTATCATCATCACTGCCACCGATGAGATCGTGGTTTATGGAGTCTTTGCGGAACGAGCGTCTTCTGACGCCTTCCTGGCCCTTCCCACCGACGTGTTGGGGACAGAGTATTACGTGTCCTGCTACAATCCGAGTTCCAACGAACCATCACAGTTCGGAGTTGTCGGCATCAGAGACGGAACGACCGTCAACATCGTGCCCACGCAGGATGTGACGTTTGACGGGACAGCGTACACGGCCGGGCAGACCATCACCGTCACTCTGGACCGGCTGCAGACTCTACAAGTACAGAGTGATGCCGACTTGACAG GGTCCAAAATCACCTCCGACAAGAAAGTTGGTGTTCTGAGTGGCAATCTCTTCGTCATCATTGGTAACGGGCAGTCCGGAACAGGTGACCACATAGTAGAGATGATCCCACCCGTGGACACCTGGGGGAAGGAGTTCGTCACCGTGCCGCTGGCCAAGAGGACGGTGGGGGACAAGTTCAGGGTCATCGCCGCTAGGGACAACACACAG GTAAACGTCACAGAAAAGAGCGCTAGCCCCGTCACTCTGAACGCCGGTGAGTTTTGGGAGTTTAATCCCGGAACTGACAAGTCCCATTATGTGGTTGCAACTGAACCCGTAATCTTGATGCAATACAG TAAAACCGGTGACGCCGACAACACAGATACCGACCCCTTCATGCTGATGATCCCGCCCCTGCAGCAGTTCGCAGCTGACTACACATTTGCAACCGCTCAGCTGATATCTGACCCTTCATCGGTGACTCACCACGTCAACATCGCGATAAGG GATTCTGAGAAGGCTGGACTGCTTCTGGACGGCAATCCGCTCGACCCCAGCGTCACCTGGACTCCCATCCCCGGCACCGCCTGGTCTGGCGCCCAGATCGACATCGCCGATGGCACGCACACCTTGGTCCACACCTCCCCCATTGTCACCTTTGGAATCTCCGTGTACGGCTTCACACATCCCGAGTCGTACGGCTACCCGGGAGGCCTCAGGCTGGCCCAGATCGCTGCCCCCTGCGTGGCCACTGCCACCATTTCCGGTGACGGCGTCGATAACGACTGTGACGGGCGGATTGACGAGGAGCTGGCGAACGGACTGGACGATGATGGTGACGGAGCAATCGATGAAGATCTGGCAGGAC CCTCTTCAGAGGCACCGGTTCCGTGTGAGAGTGACAAGGACGAATATAAGAACTGTGTGGAGCAGAACCTGGGCAACTGTGTCGTCACTGCGCTCCTGAGCAGCGGCACCGCTCGGAACAACCGCGTCAGGAGGGCCGCAGAGGAGGCAGAGGACTTCG CTCGAGAGGCGGAGGCAGAGGAGTTCGTCGTGGCCGCCATTGCTGTCGTCGCCATGGGTGTGGTCATGGTCGTCGTCATGGCGATGACGTATCACCTCCAGAAGCAGCGCCTCCTGGCGGCCTAA
- the LOC118410766 gene encoding IgGFc-binding protein-like isoform X1 — protein sequence MTIPRRKMKAISVFAFLVLVVAGQGARDNKGTKFILTFTENAQRNGIDPRLVVAGTTQTPATVSVEVPAAGFQQTFDIKFGEVNTVDVPRTAVELRGSATQNTGIIITATDEIVVYGVFAERASSDAFLALPTDVLGTEYYVSCYNPSSNEPSQFGVVGIRDGTTVNIVPTQDVTFDGTAYTAGQTITVTLDRLQTLQVQSDADLTGSKITSDKKVGVLSGNLFVIIGNGQSGTGDHIVEMIPPVDTWGKEFVTVPLAKRTVGDKFRVIAARDNTQVNVTEKSASPVTLNAGEFWEFNPGTDKSHYVVATEPVILMQYSKTGDADNTDTDPFMLMIPPLQQFAADYTFATAQLISDPSSVTHHVNIAIRDSEKAGLLLDGNPLDPSVTWTPIPGTAWSGAQIDIADGTHTLVHTSPIVTFGISVYGFTHPESYGYPGGLRLAQIAAPCVATATISGDGVDNDCDGRIDEELANGLDDDGDGAIDEDLAGPSSEAPVPCESDKDEYKNCVEQNLGNCVVTALLSSGTARNNRVRRAAEEAEDFAREAEAEEFVVAAIAVVAMGVVMVVVMAMTYHLQKQRLLAA from the exons ATGACAATCCCCAG GCGCAAGATGAAGGCTATTTCTGTGTTCGCCTTTCTGGTGCTCGTTGTAGCAGGCCAAG GTGCCCGCGACAACAAGGGCACAAAGTTCATCCTGACGTTCACAGAGAATGCGCAGCGTAACGGGATCGACCCCAGGCTGGTGGTGGCGGGAACTACTCAGACTCCCGCCACTGTCAGTGTGGAAGTCCCTGCCGCGGGATTCCAACAAACGTTTGACATCAAGTTCGGAGAG GTCAACACCGTTGACGTGCCACGCACGGCCGTAGAGCTCCGCGGAAGCGCAACCCAGAACACTGGTATCATCATCACTGCCACCGATGAGATCGTGGTTTATGGAGTCTTTGCGGAACGAGCGTCTTCTGACGCCTTCCTGGCCCTTCCCACCGACGTGTTGGGGACAGAGTATTACGTGTCCTGCTACAATCCGAGTTCCAACGAACCATCACAGTTCGGAGTTGTCGGCATCAGAGACGGAACGACCGTCAACATCGTGCCCACGCAGGATGTGACGTTTGACGGGACAGCGTACACGGCCGGGCAGACCATCACCGTCACTCTGGACCGGCTGCAGACTCTACAAGTACAGAGTGATGCCGACTTGACAG GGTCCAAAATCACCTCCGACAAGAAAGTTGGTGTTCTGAGTGGCAATCTCTTCGTCATCATTGGTAACGGGCAGTCCGGAACAGGTGACCACATAGTAGAGATGATCCCACCCGTGGACACCTGGGGGAAGGAGTTCGTCACCGTGCCGCTGGCCAAGAGGACGGTGGGGGACAAGTTCAGGGTCATCGCCGCTAGGGACAACACACAG GTAAACGTCACAGAAAAGAGCGCTAGCCCCGTCACTCTGAACGCCGGTGAGTTTTGGGAGTTTAATCCCGGAACTGACAAGTCCCATTATGTGGTTGCAACTGAACCCGTAATCTTGATGCAATACAG TAAAACCGGTGACGCCGACAACACAGATACCGACCCCTTCATGCTGATGATCCCGCCCCTGCAGCAGTTCGCAGCTGACTACACATTTGCAACCGCTCAGCTGATATCTGACCCTTCATCGGTGACTCACCACGTCAACATCGCGATAAGG GATTCTGAGAAGGCTGGACTGCTTCTGGACGGCAATCCGCTCGACCCCAGCGTCACCTGGACTCCCATCCCCGGCACCGCCTGGTCTGGCGCCCAGATCGACATCGCCGATGGCACGCACACCTTGGTCCACACCTCCCCCATTGTCACCTTTGGAATCTCCGTGTACGGCTTCACACATCCCGAGTCGTACGGCTACCCGGGAGGCCTCAGGCTGGCCCAGATCGCTGCCCCCTGCGTGGCCACTGCCACCATTTCCGGTGACGGCGTCGATAACGACTGTGACGGGCGGATTGACGAGGAGCTGGCGAACGGACTGGACGATGATGGTGACGGAGCAATCGATGAAGATCTGGCAGGAC CCTCTTCAGAGGCACCGGTTCCGTGTGAGAGTGACAAGGACGAATATAAGAACTGTGTGGAGCAGAACCTGGGCAACTGTGTCGTCACTGCGCTCCTGAGCAGCGGCACCGCTCGGAACAACCGCGTCAGGAGGGCCGCAGAGGAGGCAGAGGACTTCG CTCGAGAGGCGGAGGCAGAGGAGTTCGTCGTGGCCGCCATTGCTGTCGTCGCCATGGGTGTGGTCATGGTCGTCGTCATGGCGATGACGTATCACCTCCAGAAGCAGCGCCTCCTGGCGGCCTAA
- the LOC118410766 gene encoding IgGFc-binding protein-like isoform X7, whose product MKAVSALAFLMLVVAGQGARDNKGTEFILTFTENKQRDGVDPRLLVAGTTQTEATVSVEVPAAGFQQTFNIKFGEVNTVEVPRTAVELRGSASQSTGIIITATQEIVVYGVFAESASSDAFLALPTDVMGTEYYVASFNPSSNNDPSQFGIVGINDGTTVNIVPTQDVTFDGTAYTAGQTITVSLDRLQTLQVQSEGDLTGSKITSDKNVAVLSGNLFVVIGNGQTGTGDHIVEMIPPVDTWGKEFVTVPLTKRTAGDVFRVIAARDNTQVDVTDKNTHSMNAGEFWEFSPGSGKYLHVVATEPVLLMQYSKTGDADNTATDPFMLMIPPLQQFAADYTFSTTQLISDPASLTHHLNIAIRDSEKAGLRLNGNPLDPSVTWTPIPGTAWSGTQIDIPDGTHTLVHTSPIVTFGISVYGFTQPESYGYPGGLRLAQIAAPCVATATISGDGVDNDCDGRIDEELANGLDDDGDGAIDEDLAGQAPVPCESDKDEYKNCVEQNLGNCVVTALLSSGTARNNRVRRAAEEAEDFAREAEAEEFVVAAIAVVAMGVVMVVVMAMTYHLQKQRLLAA is encoded by the exons ATGAAGGCTGTTTCTGCGCTTGCTTTTCTGATGCTGGTTGTAGCAGGCCAAG GTGCCCGCGACAACAAGGGCACAGAGTTCATCCTGACGTTCACAGAGAACAAGCAACGTGACGGGGTGGACCCCAGGCTGCTTGTGGCGGGAACTACCCAGACTGAGGCTACTGTCAGTGTGGAAGTCCCTGCCGCGGGATTCCAACAAACGTTTAACATCAAGTTCGGAGAG GTCAACACCGTCGAAGTACCGCGTACTGCTGTGGAGCTCCGCGGGAGCGCATCACAGAGCACCGGTATAATCATCACCGCTACTCAAGAGATCGTGGTTTACGGCGTCTTTGCCGAAAGTGCCTCCTCTGACGCCTTCCTGGCCCTTCCCACCGACGTGATGGGGACCGAGTATTACGTGGCCTCTTTCAATCCAAGTTCCAACAACGACCCATCCCAGTTCGGTATTGTCGGCATCAACGACGGAACGACCGTCAACATCGTGCCGACGCAGGACGTGACGTTTGACGGGACAGCGTACACGGCCGGACAGACCATCACCGTCAGTCTGGACCGGCTGCAGACTCTACAAGTACAGAGTGAAGGCGACTTGACAG GGTCCAAAATCACCTCTGACAAGAACGTCGCTGTCCTAAGTGGCAATCTCTTCGTCGTCATTGGTAACGGACAGACTGGAACAGGTGACCACATAGTGGAGATGATCCCACCCGTGGACACCTGGGGGAAGGAGTTCGTCACCGTGCCGCTGACCAAGAGGACGGCGGGGGACGTGTTCAGGGTCATCGCTGCTAGGGACAACACGCAG GTCGACGTCACTGACAAGAACACCCACAGCATGAACGCCGGTGAGTTCTGGGAGTTCAGTCCCGGATCTGGCAAGTACCTTCATGTCGTCGCAACGGAACCCGTGCTCTTGATGCAATATAG TAAAACCGGTGACGCCGACAACACAGCCACCGACCCCTTCATGCTGATGATCCCGCCCCTGCAGCAGTTCGCAGCTGACTACACCTTCTCCACCACTCAGCTGATATCTGACCCCGCCTCACTGACTCACCATCTCAACATCGCCATAAGG GATTCTGAGAAGGCTGGACTCCGTCTGAATGGCAATCCGCTCGACCCCAGCGTGACCTGGACTCCCATCCCCGGCACCGCCTGGTCTGGGACCCAGATTGACATCCCTGATGGCACGCACACCTTGGTCCACACCTCCCCCATCGTCACCTTTGGAATCTCCGTGTACGGCTTCACCCAGCCCGAGTCGTACGGCTATCCGGGAGGCCTCAGGCTGGCCCAGATCGCTGCCCCCTGCGTGGCTACAGCCACCATTTCCGGTGACGGCGTCGATAACGACTGTGACGGGCGGATTGACGAGGAGCTCGCGAACGGACTGGACGATGATGGTGACGGAGCAATCGATGAAGATCTGGCAGGAC AGGCACCGGTTCCGTGTGAGAGTGACAAGGACGAATATAAGAACTGTGTGGAGCAGAATCTGGGCAACTGTGTCGTCACTGCGCTCCTGAGCAGCGGCACCGCTCGGAACAACCGTGTCAGGAGGGCCGCAGAGGAGGCAGAGGACTTCG CTCGAGAGGCGGAGGCAGAGGAGTTCGTCGTGGCCGCCATTGCTGTCGTCGCCATGGGTGTGGTCATGGTCGTCGTCATGGCGATGACGTATCACCTCCAGAAGCAGCGCCTCCTGGCGGCCTAA